GGGTTGAAATCCACTGCAGTGTCTTTTCCTGCCCTGCCACTGGCTGTCTCTTTTAGGCAGACTGAACCAGGGACCTGGTACTCTACAGGTGAGATATTAGCCTTTCTACCCATCATGAAATCTGAACAATttaagaaaaagggggaaagtggCAGGAAGACTAAGGGCCAGAAGTCCCTCCACACACTCACTCCTTTCGGAGCCAGGGCAGATccggtgttgggggggggggcatgagcactactttaacccatttttgcctggcccacaggtgcacacatttggtccctgtttcgTATATGCAATGATGCttagaaatggcttaactccaTAGCCCAGGCCAACTAAGGcaagtagacttgggctcctggttgaactttggcctctgtggctgaggtttgctgtgCAGTTAGACCTGAGTTCCTGCCCAGTCCTGGAGcgcagatctacctgccagggaGACCTGAGGCTCTCATTCCGCCTCTTCCAGgcatgtagacctgggctcctggccatgcttgggctgctccccatcccGGTGGGTACCCTTCCCCACTGGAACAGCAGTTTGGCGGGCaacacacccatggccccccttggatctgcccctgcttggAACAGGGCCAGGGCTGCTACCTGTTTCCTGGCCAGGCTATGCCTTGAACAGCAGGCAGACGTCAAGAGAGGTGCCCAGAGGTGCAGTGATGGAAAGACGCTCACAATACTAGGCGGAAAGGGGGCAACCCAAAGCCACCTTGCCTGGATAAGGGGCTCAGCCAGAGGACGTTGCCCGCCTCCTAAGGAAGATGGTCCGCTGCCCACTGGCGAATCTGAAGTAGAAGACCAGGAAGGGCAGCGTGGAGCAGAAGAAGAGGCCCACAGCCACCGCCAGGAAGATGGGCAGAGGGACCCACCGCAGCCAGGCGGCGGCCAGCAGCAGCACGGCCAGGACGACGCACAGGCAGCCCAGCACCTTTCTCCAACTCGCGCAGCAGAGGTCGCTGCCGGCCTGCGGGGAGCCGAGGCTGCTGCCCTCCGAGCCGCCGGCCCCGGCCCCGTCCGCGCCCTGGCCGTCATGCTCCGGCAGGGGGCGCTGGTGGGCAGGCCCGGGCGCCCAGCCGTGCCACGGCAGCAGGGTGGCCTGCAGGCACTTGGTGTTGGCGGGCAGGCTGTGCGCGCTGCCCCCGGGCAGAGCCGTGCGGTGGCTGCACAGCGGGCACCTGATGCTGGCGGCCCCGGCGCCGCCTCCAGTGGCCCAACCGCGGGCGGCGCGCAGCTGCAGCTGGCGCAGGCAGTGCAGGCAGAAGGTGTGCAGGCACTCCAGCAGCTTGGGCGCGTGGCGCTCCGCGTCGAAGAGGTTGTAGCAGATGCGGCACTCGCGCTCCTCGCAGCCGGCTGCGGGCGCCTCTGGGGCCAGGAGAAGGGCCGTGGAGGGCGAGGCTGCCCCGCAGGGCTCTTCTCGGCCGCTCTCCGCGTGCTGGGCGCCCTCCGTGGGGCCGCTGGGAGCCTCCTGTTCAGCCATGAGACGCTCCCCTGGGAGGGCTGCCTCCCACCCAGCCCCTGCTCTGGATCTGGGTGctgagcctggggggggggagagccaagCTCCAGCCGGGCCCCTTCCCCGCAGGGCGTTCCAGGGGCTGCCCCGGGAGCAGCTCGTCCGCAAGAGCgcctgctgcccttgcccctctgcGCTTCTTGGCTCCGCTGGCCACTCCTTAGCCCAGCCCTGCCCGGCGCCTCCACTTGGATGGAACTTTCCAAGGACCAGCCTGCCGGTGATGTCATGCGCAGCATCACATcaacgcagcagcagcagctcctggacCATTACTTCTGAACGGGATCAGCCCTGTGAGCTCATCACCCCAGAGACGTCGGAAGTGCGTCTTGGCCTTCAGTGGCCTCGTTTCTTCTTTGGGAAATAAGCAGTGGGATCCATATCCGTACTGGAATTGGGGGGGCGGGGATCTGATCCAGGTCTATCACCACCCATTTTTCCCAGGAGAGAAGCACCCATGGGAGTTTTCACTCCTGGTGCAAATTGCAGGCCAAGGGGGCAGTCTGGATCTCCGGTAGCAGGGGCAAAGAGAGGGTGAAtgcccccatccatccatcccaccACCGTGTTCCAGCCCCTATTATGTCACTTCACAAAATACAAACTTAACAACTCAGAACTAATAATACTTTGAAGATCAAAGTCTTAAGCCACAGGTGAACTGAGAATCTCATTAgcctctagtacaggggtctccaaacccccgggcctgggttagttacttagttttttttttttttttgctaatttttttttcttaatggggGATATGAAGACTGGGGCTGGAGTGTGGAGAAAGAGGGGCTTTAATTCTTTGACCCATCTCCTGTTTGCGCCAGGAAGGTCTCAGTTATTCTATTGTCATAAAATGAGGACAACTTGTCACCTCATCATTCCAGTTAATTTGGCGATTCCCGCTAGCAAGGGGTAAAGCCTAGCCAAACATctagtcaaaaatggatgaatgctAACAGTTTATAACATaaatcatttattgatttattttacttatgtaagctgctttgtgaactactgttgAAAACCAGTgcattgtaataataataataataataagttttgAACTAGATAAATTCCATGTTTCTGGTTATATTGCTGCCCACCTAAAACTTGCATTTCTCCTATTACCTGATTATGTTATGAAAAGATTCAAGGATATTGCATTGCTCTCACTAATTGGTCtcatgaatttttattttttttgtcttaGAGAGCTCACCTTAGTAAGGTGAACACGAGTGGACCTTGAAGTGTGTGACCAGGGGCAGGCTGACTTGGTGGTCAAATGACTTGGTGTCCAATCCGATGGGcctctagcaccagtgctgagctccagtgctggcactgggtgtcacaaatggaCAGTAAGGCACGCACACAACACCCAGGGAGGAGTGAGTACCAGCACCAGCCCAGTCCCAGTCGGTGCTGAACCCAGCACCAGATGGATGCTGCCCAGAGAGCCTCACGTGGCAGTGGTGGCCCTGGGAGCAGAAGAGAGGCACTGCAAAGCTAGGGGAAGGCAGGGCGGGGAAGGAACCGAGGCGGGAGGGGGTGAATATCCTCCATGTTGGACTCAAAAGCCCAACATAGAGTTTCTCTCACCTGCACTGGCATaatagctgacacagacttgagaagccccattgcagggcttggggctttccccagggaaaggggtCAAAAGTCTCCTttcctcgaggagacctccagcaatgccactggatgcagcagtagcctttttggcactgctgtacccgcTGGCAGCACcagggttaggattggactgttggtcCAACTCGTCCTCCACATGTTCACCAAAGGCAAGGAGGGAATTGTCTGAAGAAGGGCTGGTGTTTCCATATTAGCTCATCCTTGCCCTCTTCTTTACTTTGAGCAGCGCCAAGGAATAGAATCCTAAAGAACCATCTTAATTCATGTGTTTCTGCCCAACAGCCGAGACCATCTGGGGAGGTTTTGGCTTGGGTTCCCTTGCCAGCTAAGGTATGGTTGGTGAGACAAAGGCTTTTCCAAGATCTGGAACGTTCTCCCCTGGGAAGCCCGTATGGCCCTATCATGGTTGTAGCCTTTAGGAAGGTGATGTAAAAAGTCCCATTCGGCCAGACTTATGGACTAGTGTGAGGGTGGATGGACTATTTTTGGATTGTATTGCCACTCTGTGAATTTTATTTTTGGAGTTATTTTTATTTCTGGCACTGAATGAATATAACTCTGCTCACTGTCTTTCCTGAATGTTCTTTATGAATAGAAAGTCAGTCTAGAAATGTTTATATAAATAACTTGAGAGTTAAAAGTATACCCACATGCATAAATGGATTCAAGGTTCATCTATTGTTGCTGTGAAAGAGTCCCTCAGTCCTGTAAGTTAACAGCTTAACATGaataattattattgttataatTAGTAGTAATATTCAATAGgactaattaattaatattttaaatatgaaaCAAAATATCTTTCAATATACAACTCTCCTTGCATATATAGTATCAAGTTTTGCACAATCACATGGAAGAGAGCACATGTAAAAATCTGACCAAAGAAATACAAAAAAGCTTTCACCAAAATTCTTACAAACTCAAAATATAGCAGTGAATCATATCAAGGAGGAAACATCAGTCTAAGTGCATTACAAAAGTGCAAATAGCATTAAGTTTACATGTCTACTGCCAACATCATATTGGCAGTGTCGATAGTCAATGGCCCTGACCTGttcctattccagtggttctcaaactttttagggaTCCAGAACTGGGACCCAGAATGATAATCTATTGGGATCTACTGGAAATAATGTCAtccacctggaagtgatgccatagcccagggttgtcaaactcatttcataccaagggccgaacagcattcatggtgcctgctgagagccgtaagtgatgtcattaggcaggaaatgatatcattaatcaggtcataaccaaaaataagcactttttctcacttaggaactcattagctgcaaatgacagaagagaaaaaacacaaatcttgatcatatttcaagttatggcagagcccaattttcatgtgggctgccttttcagcagtaacacctcaacactgcttagcagctgagagcctgtgggctggataaaaagcttccgtgggctgcatctggcctctgggccttatgtttggcacccctgccatagccagaagtgatataatcaagcaggaaaatttttaacaacccccatatgacaaaatcaaatcaagtaagtaatttagggtgcaatcttaacccactttccagcaccagggtaatgacaatgcagctccaaagtaacagaacaaacattcttttaccttgaggaggcctccatgacggccacccaactgtaggatgcagcacttgccccattggcccagctatatcagtgcaggaaagttgggtaagatttGGGCCTGagtatattaaaagtttacaagaagtataagattaaaatttatttaaaataaggaaccAATAAAGAACACTCCtagccctcccaagcagttgctgatctgaaataataataataataataataataataataataataataataataataataataaaatccccAGATATCCCAAAGGCTAaaatcgtatccacacttacccgggattaagccccactgactatcattgttcataCCATCCTATAAATGCTCCGGCTGCACTCAAGCCCAATCCAAGTCCCTCACTCCCTGAAAAGACATGgcatagtcccccccccccaccctgtggtCTAGGAGACTTCCCCAAATGGTTGCTGTCAGTGCACAAAGTGAACCAATCATCTCTTTCCCTTCTACCCATATCAGTCTCCCCTCTTCTTGGAgttttctctcttccctttccacTTGCACCTATCTAATGTAATCTTATGTAATATCTAATGTCTTTTTGAAAGGGGAGACTGTCTGGAGCAGCAGAGCTGTGGGTTAAACCTAGGCACTCTAGCACACTGCTCTGCACCTCAATTCTGCCTTCAACACCCTGTTGCAAGGGGAGCTAAGTGTTGCTGGGTAAGGAGAGGGGTGGGTAAGGAGAGGGGTGGAGCAATCTAATAGTGTCATGGGGTGGCAGTGGAACTGACAGTGGGGCATCCCCACTGCCCTCTGTCAAGCTGCTGCCTCACCTCACCTCCTTTCATTAGGGTGCAGGTCATGCCTTCTTTCTGATATCTAGTCTTCTATGAGAAGGGAATTTTTATACATTTGGGGCAGTATTCCATCCTCCAATCATACACCTGTAGTCTGTGATACTATAAGTCCAGAAACAGTTTCACCACATGACCTGCTGGCCAGTAGACTCATGTAACTGAGCATAATCACGTATAATTAGAGCCAGTTCACACTCACATGTACGTACTATATTGGATTCCCAACAACCCAATCTGGGACTGAACTGGACTCCATTGAACAATACTGTAGTTGTCTTGAAAACATCACTGCTTTGAAAATTGTACCTACAGTATTAGATCTGTGATGGCTCCTTCACATATGAAAGTCACTACCTGATATTGTAAACACCCAGCAGGTGTTGGGTTTGGTTTTGGGTACTAAGGAATCGGCTGAACCATCACCATTGTAGCACCAAGTGATGACTTGCATATGTCCCACAGCTGATGTCTACTCATGTCTGCTTTTGGGAGGAAGGAATAGGGGAGGGAtggccaccttgggtgccctttgaagaggaaggcagggtaaaaataaaatacataattgGGTCCATCCACTAGTAGTTGCCATTTTGCAAGTGGtcaccatttttcccccttaatGAACCTGATATACCATCATTccaggacttggggggggggggtggcacctgCTGAACAGagaactgccactgctgccaagatgCCCATAAATTGTAGGGCATTCAATGGAGAGAACTTGCCAAGAATCCCTTTTAAATCTGAAGCCTGTTCTGCACCCAAATCACAGCTTACACAGCACAAGCAGAACATTCATTTTGCCCATGTCAGCAGAGGTACAGTAATTTTCAATGGGGAGGTTCAGGCATTCATCAGAGAATAATCAATCCTGTGAAGTACATGTATGTCTGAGCTTTTGGTACAAACTCTCTTGTATACTCTTAATATATTGTCCCAggtgtccttaaaaaaaaatacaacaatgCTTTGCCTGCTTCTAGCACTTGCCATTTCTTGCTTCCTCTGCACCAGAGATACTGGTGAAGTCACTGACAAAAGCCTAACTGATATCACTGGAGCTGGGTAGCAGCTAACACACTGACTAACTTGGGCTTAATTCAAACAAACTCATGAGGAAGGGAACCTTTTTTTGGCTGTATAGCTTCAGACTGTACGTAGATGTACATACAGTTAAGAGCTGGTTTACTTCAGTGGCTACACAAGTCTGAACTATAAATCAAGAACTCACTGGTTTGAATCGTGCCTCCTTAAGGCCAGTTCCAAGTGGAGTGTTTAGTCTGGGGTTGTCACATTTTGTTCACTTGCTGtttatggggtgggggatggggacGGCGAATCCATGACACAGCACCATGATTCAATTGTTGTCCTGTATTGTGGTTGAAGGATCACATTTATTAAAATCTGACCTTTTTGAGAAAACAGCAGCCCAGAAGTGCAATGAGAGCATGTCTAGACATTCTTAGCAAGAAGGTTCCTTTCTTCTGAGAAGCACATGTCCAACAGACCACAGCAGATTCAACAGACCACAACAGAAACAGGGTTccaatcctatatgcactgaTTTGGGAGTTAGTCCCTTtcaactcaatggggtttacttcaaaGTAGATATACACAGGATTACATGGAGGggtaaaagcccccccccccatacctacTGTGGTGTGGAAGGAACGTTGCAATTCTACATATGACAGTAAAGCttgtgatcctatacacactttcctgggagtaagccccactgaacacaatatggtttacttctgagtagaccagcattcCTCAACCTTTGTCCCCCAATGCatcatttcacatggtccacatatCAGAAGTACCAACAGAAGTAACTGCTGagaacatcatcaccagttgcaTCCAGGTTGGGaggtgcaacatgacaaacaccagtaagaggctcagggtaggagggtgggctttttcaagtgcatgaaaactgcactggaactctgcctgctgagctgaaccTCTGGCAGCCATTTGTTGCATCAAGGTCTTGTTGCTGGGTGGCAGGTATCTGGGAATATTGCGCGTACCACTGGAACCACCTTGCAAACTACCGGTGTTAAGTGTACCACCAGTTGGGAAATGCTGGAGTACacaaagcataggattgtgctgtaagtggacCAGCTGGCAGTACAAAGAAGACTGACTGGAAGTGCCCTAGGAatattcagggccaaatcctagccaactttccattgctgatgtaGCCTTGCCAACAGGGCAGGTGCTGCAACCCGCAAAGTggaggggagtcacagaggccttctcggagctacattgcagctgcatcagcactggaaagttgggtaggattgagccctcacgttttaatttaaaaaacaaaaaaattatgaCCAAGTGGCTAAATAACTTGTCCAAAGACCTAAAAGATGCAGCAGTCAAAGCtttaccaaaaacaaaaatactcAATTTCCAGCTCCAAATTCCACTTTATTGCTTTGAGGGTACTGTCAGTGACAGTGTCTTTTTCAGTTGCAGGTCTCATACATCTAacgcagtgcttttcaacttctttgcAGGGGTCAGAGCAACCCTGTGCAAAAGAGGGCTTgcatccaatccaataatggtactgccttatcaaaactcagttcttgatataattctgTACAGCCTCTTCTCACCGCCTTGCCCCGCAgctctgctcaggctgctacctcacagggttattgtgaagacacaagaggtagggggaagcAGGGTGGTTGGGGATGGGGTGGAGCAGATCAGGTCCTGGATCAGTGGTTGGTCcacagtctcatactttattcgTTTGCTTGTTTGTctatttatttgggtcatggcatgaaaaagattaAGGATCTAATGGAAAGTCTTGTCCCAGTGATTAGTAATTGCAAGCCACTTTGTCACATATGATGGTTTTATTTACAATCCACCTTTCTAGAACAATCTCACATGGCtattatgatttttatttttttatatcccGTCTCTTTACCATGTATATAAAGTGGCATACAACAACAAGAATCATAACAAACAATATACAGTGAAATGCACAGAAAAGgaggtaaaaacaaacaaaaccccattACAATGGAATCAATGAAAACAATATAAACAACAGTAGCAGCAGTGTGAAGATATAGGATTCTAAAATCAAACCCGTAGCAGCAATCATGGCAAAACAATTTGTATAACAGTTTTGGTCCCAGGACATGAACTAAGGGTGTGGACATTCTTGCTGAAGCTAAGAATATCTGAATGCGAACCTCCTTTCTGACTTGGGTTACACTGTCTAGAAGAACATcgtggaagaaaagtgggatataatgTAATCAGTGAACACACTTCTTGAAAAAGAACAGCTTTCACTGCCTCTGTAAAGGCTGGGAATGATGGGACCAGGGGGACCTCTTTTTGGGAAGGTCCCAAATTGGGAAGCTATTTTATGTCTTGGGCACCTCCCAAGAAAGGCACATCTGACTTCATCACTGCTCACCATTAGATCATAACGGGTAAAAACCACGATCAGTGATGACCCAATTCTATACTTACTGACCActggtggtgctcctcttctgctGGCAAAGCAGTCAGCATCAGTTGGTAAAACACACTCCAAAAGCTCACTACTTAGCATGCTGCTGTGGACACTGGAAGAAAAGCCAGCCCCTTCTTACCCATGTTAGCAACTCTCCCTTCACCTGGCTGAGCAGGTAAgtcacttggatgggagaccgcctgggaataccgggtgctgtaggcttataccatagtctttcaagactgaaggttgccaacctaccatTGGGAGAGGCATATGGAGGCCAAAACTGGGGAGGGAGGTGATGGGGGGTGGGTaggtagcagcagctgctgccaaatcctagccccattcctggttCCAATCCCACAGCATGGGTCtacatggatctgtgccacctctttagctagaacaggactgagtagaccgtcctgccctgtggaggcatcaacagaggagacctctgcaaagGCCCCCCCACTGCTTGATGCAGCAGTCGCAGGGGACAACGACAcaatagcattgggctctaagatgcATAAAAGAATGAG
This portion of the Tiliqua scincoides isolate rTilSci1 chromosome 3, rTilSci1.hap2, whole genome shotgun sequence genome encodes:
- the LOC136645272 gene encoding RING finger protein 228-like, yielding MAEQEAPSGPTEGAQHAESGREEPCGAASPSTALLLAPEAPAAGCEERECRICYNLFDAERHAPKLLECLHTFCLHCLRQLQLRAARGWATGGGAGAASIRCPLCSHRTALPGGSAHSLPANTKCLQATLLPWHGWAPGPAHQRPLPEHDGQGADGAGAGGSEGSSLGSPQAGSDLCCASWRKVLGCLCVVLAVLLLAAAWLRWVPLPIFLAVAVGLFFCSTLPFLVFYFRFASGQRTIFLRRRATSSG